A stretch of Apodemus sylvaticus chromosome 18, mApoSyl1.1, whole genome shotgun sequence DNA encodes these proteins:
- the Ing1 gene encoding inhibitor of growth protein 1 isoform X3 produces MVELVENRSRQVDSHVELFEAHQDISDGTGSGGKAGQDKSKSEAITQADRPNNKRSRRQRNNENRENASNNHDHDDITSGTPKEKKAKTSKKKKRSKAKAEREASPADLPIDPNEPTYCLCNQVSYGEMIGCDNDECPIEWFHFSCVGLNHKPKGKWYCPKCRGESEKTMDKALEKSKKERAYNR; encoded by the coding sequence ATGGTGGAGTTGGTGGAGAACCGCAGCAGGCAGGTGGACAGTCACGTGGAGCTCTTCGAAGCACACCAGGACATCAGTGACGGCACCGGTAGCGGCGGCAAGGCAGGACAGGACAAGTCGAAGAGCGAGGCGATCACACAGGCGGACAGGCCGAATAACAAGCGGTCCCGGAGGCAGCGGAACAACGAGAACCGGGAGAATGCATCCAACAATCATGACCATGACGACATCACCTCAGGAACGCCCAAGGAGAAGAAAGCCAAAACCTCAAAGAAGAAGAAACGCTCCAAGGCCAAAGCAGAGAGGGAGGCATCTCCCGCAGACCTTCCCATTGACCCCAACGAGCCCACGTACTGTCTGTGCAATCAGGTCTCCTACGGAGAGATGATTGGCTGTGACAATGATGAGTGCCCCATCGAGTGGTTCCACTTTTCTTGCGTGGGACTCAACCATAAACCAAAGGGCAAGTGGTACTGCCCCAAATGTCGTGGGGAGAGTGAGAAGACAATGGACAAAGCCTTGGAGAAGTCCAAGAAAGAAAGGGCTTATAACAGGTAG
- the Ing1 gene encoding inhibitor of growth protein 1 isoform X2: MLSPANGEQIHLVNYVEDYLDSIESLPFDLQRNVSLMREIDAKYQEILKELDDYYEKFKRETDGTQKRRVLHCIQRALIRSQELGDEKIQIVSQMVELVENRSRQVDSHVELFEAHQDISDGTGSGGKAGQDKSKSEAITQADRPNNKRSRRQRNNENRENASNNHDHDDITSGTPKEKKAKTSKKKKRSKAKAEREASPADLPIDPNEPTYCLCNQVSYGEMIGCDNDECPIEWFHFSCVGLNHKPKGKWYCPKCRGESEKTMDKALEKSKKERAYNR, encoded by the exons ATGTTGAGTCCTGCCAACGGGGAGCAGATCCACCTGGTGAACTATGTGGAGGATTACCTGGACTCAATCGAGTCACTGCCTTTCGACCTGCAGAGGAACGTCTCGCTGATGCGGGAGATCGACGCCAAATACCAAG AGATCCTGAAGGAGCTGGATGACTACTATGAGAAGTTCAAACGGGAGACGGACGGCACCCAGAAGAGGCGGGTGCTGCACTGCATCCAGAGGGCCCTGATCCGGAGCCAGGAGCTGGGCGATGAGAAGATCCAGATCGTGAGTCAGATGGTGGAGTTGGTGGAGAACCGCAGCAGGCAGGTGGACAGTCACGTGGAGCTCTTCGAAGCACACCAGGACATCAGTGACGGCACCGGTAGCGGCGGCAAGGCAGGACAGGACAAGTCGAAGAGCGAGGCGATCACACAGGCGGACAGGCCGAATAACAAGCGGTCCCGGAGGCAGCGGAACAACGAGAACCGGGAGAATGCATCCAACAATCATGACCATGACGACATCACCTCAGGAACGCCCAAGGAGAAGAAAGCCAAAACCTCAAAGAAGAAGAAACGCTCCAAGGCCAAAGCAGAGAGGGAGGCATCTCCCGCAGACCTTCCCATTGACCCCAACGAGCCCACGTACTGTCTGTGCAATCAGGTCTCCTACGGAGAGATGATTGGCTGTGACAATGATGAGTGCCCCATCGAGTGGTTCCACTTTTCTTGCGTGGGACTCAACCATAAACCAAAGGGCAAGTGGTACTGCCCCAAATGTCGTGGGGAGAGTGAGAAGACAATGGACAAAGCCTTGGAGAAGTCCAAGAAAGAAAGGGCTTATAACAGGTAG
- the Ing1 gene encoding inhibitor of growth protein 1 isoform X1 → MPSRAGLHPSPGSCACAFTSASLGPARSALREEDSSLVLGVRGALPAPPHLLLVQIGRREILKELDDYYEKFKRETDGTQKRRVLHCIQRALIRSQELGDEKIQIVSQMVELVENRSRQVDSHVELFEAHQDISDGTGSGGKAGQDKSKSEAITQADRPNNKRSRRQRNNENRENASNNHDHDDITSGTPKEKKAKTSKKKKRSKAKAEREASPADLPIDPNEPTYCLCNQVSYGEMIGCDNDECPIEWFHFSCVGLNHKPKGKWYCPKCRGESEKTMDKALEKSKKERAYNR, encoded by the exons ATGCCCTCCCGCGCGGGTCTGCATCCATCGCCAGGGAGCTGCGCATGCGCGTTCACTTCCGCCTCGCTCGGCCCCGCCCGCTCGGCACTCCGGGAAGAGGACAGCTCTCTAGTTCTAGGCGTGCGGGGGGCGTTGCCGGCCCCACCACACCTCCTTCTCGTCCAGATTGGCCGCAGAG AGATCCTGAAGGAGCTGGATGACTACTATGAGAAGTTCAAACGGGAGACGGACGGCACCCAGAAGAGGCGGGTGCTGCACTGCATCCAGAGGGCCCTGATCCGGAGCCAGGAGCTGGGCGATGAGAAGATCCAGATCGTGAGTCAGATGGTGGAGTTGGTGGAGAACCGCAGCAGGCAGGTGGACAGTCACGTGGAGCTCTTCGAAGCACACCAGGACATCAGTGACGGCACCGGTAGCGGCGGCAAGGCAGGACAGGACAAGTCGAAGAGCGAGGCGATCACACAGGCGGACAGGCCGAATAACAAGCGGTCCCGGAGGCAGCGGAACAACGAGAACCGGGAGAATGCATCCAACAATCATGACCATGACGACATCACCTCAGGAACGCCCAAGGAGAAGAAAGCCAAAACCTCAAAGAAGAAGAAACGCTCCAAGGCCAAAGCAGAGAGGGAGGCATCTCCCGCAGACCTTCCCATTGACCCCAACGAGCCCACGTACTGTCTGTGCAATCAGGTCTCCTACGGAGAGATGATTGGCTGTGACAATGATGAGTGCCCCATCGAGTGGTTCCACTTTTCTTGCGTGGGACTCAACCATAAACCAAAGGGCAAGTGGTACTGCCCCAAATGTCGTGGGGAGAGTGAGAAGACAATGGACAAAGCCTTGGAGAAGTCCAAGAAAGAAAGGGCTTATAACAGGTAG